In Halothermothrix orenii H 168, the sequence CGGGCATCAAAATGAAGAGGAGTTAGAAGAAAGATAGTATCTGGAGAAACCAAAGGCCCAGACCTTGAGTCTGGGCCTTTTTAAAGTTCTTGACATAATAAGTTATGTAGTAATATTATTAATAACAGAGATAATACAAGATTCAATAATATAACATGTAAGAAACGGGGTATGATACCATGAACTTTAAATTATTTAATTTTTTCTTTTATATAACAGCAGCTGCCCTTACTTATATAAATGTTTATTTTAAAAAAATTGGGTTTACTACAGGACAAATTGGTCTTATACAATCTGTTCCTGCAGCAATTTCATTACTCGTAATGCCATTATGGGGTATGGCTTCTGATTATTTTAATTCAAATAAGCGACTACTTATTTATGCCATTACCGGGACAATAATTTTAAATCTGGTTTTTTTAACAACTGAATACTACTGGTATATATTTATTATAATGGTATTTTTTGTTATATTTCAGAAACCTGTTATTCCTCTGGCTGATGCACTATTATTAAACTATCTCGGTAAAAGGGGGAATTTATACGGGCGGTACCGGGTATGGGGTTCTATTGGATTTACCATAACTGTCTGGTTAATTGGATATTACCTTGAAAACACAAATCCAGCAAACCTTTTTTATATAAATGCTGTGGCTCTCCTGGTAGCATTATTATTTATTTTAAAAGTACCGGAAGGCAAAGAGGCAATCAGGGTAAACAGATTGAAAGAATTTACAGGTCTTTTGAAAAACATGGATTTATTTTACTTCCTTCTTTTTACTTTTTTTATCCAGCTGACACTCTTTTCCAATTATACATTTTTTCCACTCTACGTGCTCGATAATGGAAGCAGGGAATCCCTTATTGGCCTTGCTTTAACTGTTGGGGCTACCAGTGAGATGTTTATCTTTGTTTATTCAGATAATATCTTCAGGAAATTTAAAATTAAATCTATTTTTATGATATCTTCCATAGCCTTTACCCTAAGGTGGTTTTTACTGGCCTATTTTCCGGTATCATCTGTTTTCATAGGTTCCCAACTTTTGCACAGTTTAACCTTTGGCTTATTCCATGTTACAGCAGTAAATTATATAAATATTATATGTGGAGAAGACTTTAAGGCGACCGGCCAGAATTTATATGCTACAATGCTGGGAATAAGTAGTATTGTCGGTAATTATCTCGGTGGTAATATATATGAAAATATGGGTGGCAATAAGCTCTACTTTTACTGGGCTTTGATAACTTTAATATCAGGGTTAATTTATTATATAAATCTGTCCCTTAATAAAAATAAAACATATCTAGTAAACTAATTATAATCAGACTTTTTTATAATTGGTCACAAAACCGGTCTTATAAATTTTCTATTATATGGGGCTTGAAAATTTGGTTATAACAGGAATTTAGATAGGATGGAAAAAGATGGATTTAACTACAATGATAAAAGCAAAAGCCAGGGATATAGGGTTTGATATAGTGGGTATAACTTCTGCCGCTCCGTTACTAAAAGCCCGGGAGGTACTGGAAAAGCGGAAGGAGGCCGGGCAATTACCAGGTTTTACTGATGAAGATATTTTATTATCAACCACCCCCCGGATGCACCTGGAGGATGCCAGGTCCATCATAGCCCTGGCAATGTCCTATGCCAGTAAAGTAGAGTTTGATGAGGAGGTTTATATTGCCCTTTATGCCCGGGGTAAGGATTATCACACTATTATGAGGAATAAAATGAATGAGCTTATTGACTTTATAAAAAATATAAATCCAGAGTCTAACTGTAAATCATTTGTAGATACCGGACCATTACTGGATAAAGAAATAGCAGCCCGGGCAGGCCTGGGATGGATCGGGAAAAATAATTTATTAATCAACCCTGAATATGGTTCATTCCTGGTTTTGGGGGAAATATTAACCAGTCTGGAGTTAAAATATGATAATCCCATAGAAAATGGGTGTAAAAACTGTCAGGCCTGTATTCAAATGTGCCCAACAGGGGCATTAAAACCCTATTACCTGGATTTATCGCGCTGTAGAAGTAATATCACCCAAAAGACAGGTATATTATCTGAAGAAGAAAAAAAGGCTATTGGTGAAAACCTCTGGGGTTGCGATTCGTGCCAGATGGTTTGTCCTTATAACGAAAACCTTCCTCTGGACTTACATCCAGAATATAGACCGGTCCTCCCGGGAAAAATAGAAGAAGTCTTAGGTCTGACAAAGAAAAATATGGGAGATCAATGGAAGAACTCACCCATGATGTGGAGAGGGACTAATATAATTAAAAGAAATGCCTTAATAAACCTGGTCAATTTATATAACAAAGGAGTAAATATAACAGATGTGCTGGAAATTATTAAAAAGGGGTTAAAGAGTCCTTCTCCGGTTGTCCGAATCACTGCAGCGTGGGCTGCCGGTAAAATTAAGGCCAGGGAATTAAAGGACTTTATTTTAAAGTTATTGAAATCAGAAAAAGATAAGGTTGTAGAAAATTATTTTAAAAAGGTTATAAAAAGATTAAATCAATAAATATTTTATGGTTATTAGGCCAGGAGGTATATTATGATTGAAGTCTATATTAATGAAAAAAAATACAGTTTTGATAAGGGTATAACCGTTGAGGAGGTTGTAAAGGAAACATACAATGGAAATTATAGAGAAGTAGTGGGGGCAATTGTAAATAATGAAGTAGAATCGTTAAATTACAAATTAAATAACCGGAGTCAGGTTTCTTTTCTTACAATTAATGACGAAAGTGGTAACAGAATTTACCGGAGAAGTTTGTTTTTTCTATTGACCAGGGTTATATATTATTTGTATCCCGGAGCCAAGTTATCCATAGAGCATTCTCTGGGAAATGGAATTTATTGTGAATTAAATAAAAATACACCCATAACCCAGTCAGATCTTATTAAAATAAAAAAGAGAATGGAAGAACTGGTGAGAAAAGACCTGCCTATCAATAAAATAAAGGTAAACAAAGATAAACTGGAGAAAATTTATACAGAGCAGGATTTTTATGATAAAGTTAAGCTAGTTAAACAATTAGATATCTCTCAGTGGCCTGTATATGAGCTCGATGGATTTTATAACTATTTTTATAGTATTCTGGTTCCCAGTACCGGTTATCTGGATAAATTCGATATCCACTTTAAAATGCCGGGATTTATTCTATTATATCCTTTTCCCGGTTCTAATAAAGAGGTTTCAAGGTATGTAGAGCAACCAAAACTTGCCAGTATATTTTATGAATATGAAAAATGGGGAGAGATTATAAATGTAAGTAATGTCAGTGAATTAAACGAAGTAATTACTAATAATGATTATGGGGATATTATCAGAATTACAGAAGCATTACATGAAAAAAAGATCGCTTTAATTGCAGATGAAATTACAGAAAAAATAGATAATAAAAGGGTTATTTTGATTGCTGGCCCATCTTCATCCGGGAAAACTACTTTTGCCCAGAGATTATCAATTCAACTCAGGGTAAATGGATTAAGGCCAGTTGCCATTTCCACCGATGATTATTTTGTTGACCGTGATAAAACGCCACGGGATGAAGAAGGGAACCTTGATTTTGAAGCTATAGAAGCTATTGATTTGAAATTATTTAATGAACATCTGGTAAAACTTCTCCAGGGTGAAGAGGTAGAAATACCGATCTATAATTTTAAAAAGGGAAAGAGGGAACCTGTAGGCAGGCATCTAAAGATTGAGAAAGACCAGCCAATAATTATTGAAGGAATTCACGGTCTTAATGAAAGGTTAACAGCTGTAATTCCTAAGGAATTAAAATATAAAATATATGTAAGTGCCCTGACCCAGTTAAATATAGACCGTCATAACCGGATTCCAACTACCGATAATAGATTAATAAGGAGAATTGTTAGAGATTATTATTTCAGGGGCCATGACGCTGCTAAAACAATTGAATTATGGCCCGCTGTCAGGAGAGGGGAAGAAAAAAACATCTTCCCATACCAGGAAAATGCCGATATTATGTTTAATTCTGCCCTGACCTATGAACTTTCTGTATTGAAAAAATATGCCTTTCCTATTTTAAAAGAAATAAAATCAGGTCAGGATGGTTATTTTGAAGCAAAAAGATTACTGGAAATATTATCGTGTTTTAATAGTTTACCTGATGAAAAAGATATTCCCAGAACATCTATTTTAAGGGAGTTTATAGGGGGGAGTTGTTTTAAATAATTCAAATATCTAACCGGCCCTCTCTTTATCTTTCTCTATATTAAAGGTTCTGATGATAATTTCATAGGCCCTTTCCCAGTTGTTAACACGATATAATTTTTTATGGTTATTATTTAAAGACCTGTTATGATATCTATCAAATACAATTACAGGAATTTTATATTCCAGGATTTCTTTAATATTTTCAGCTTTATCTTCTATAAAAAGATTAATTCCCAATTTCCTTACCAGAGGTGCTTTATCACCCTCATGGATAAGGGTATGATAGGGTATATTATGTCTATCAAGCCAGTTTTCAGTCAGTTTCCTGTATTTTTCATCCCTGGCTGTTATTAAATAGATATAAAATCCCTTATCTATAAGCCTATTTAGTTTTTCTCCAGCCTTCCGGGCCGGTTTTGCATCCCTATAAATTTGTTGTATATTTTTTTCAAGGAATCTTTCAATTATTGATTCTGACAGGTTATAGGCTTCAGTGAAATTATAAGCATCTTTAACCCTTTTTAAGTTTTCACCAGTAAAATTACAGAGGGCCTTATGCCAGACATTATAATCATCTGGTCCTTCATCTGTAATGACACCATCTATATCTACTCCGATAATCTTTTTGTTCATATAATTTACCCCCTTTGATTTTTCATTTTTTATGTTATAATATATATGCTCCATTAATATTTACCTGGATTTAGTGAAAAATTGTTATTCTAAAATAAATATACATCAAAAATATGATAACATTTTTTGGGGCTTAAGTCCAGAGAGGGAGTCTTACTATGGCAAGTTATCCTTATTTACAGGAACTAATAAAATACTTTGAAGATAGATACCCTGCTCCCGATACTGAACTAAATTTTTCTACTCCCTTTGAATTGCTTATCGCTACAATACTTTCTGCCCAGTCAACGGACAGGCAGGTTAATAAGGTTACAAAAAAATTATTTAAGAAGTATAAAAACCCCGGGGATTTTGCTTCCCTGGATAGAAAAACCCTGGAAAGAGAAATTAACAGTATCGGATTATACCGCAACAAAAGTAAATACATTATTGAGGTCAGTAACATTTTGATAAAAGAATATGGAGGTAAAGTTCCTGGTACCAGAAAAGAGCTTTTAAAATTACCCGGTGTTGGTAGGAAAACTGCCAATGTTGTTCTGGCCTGTGCCTTTAACAAAAAAACTTTTCCGGTTGATACTCATGTCTTCAGGATTTCTAACCGGTTGGGACTGGTGAGTGCTAAAAGGACTAACGAAGCTGAAAAGCAACTGATGGAAGTTATTCCTGAAGAGAAATGGGTTGATATGCACCACTGGCTTATCTTTCATGGCAGGGAAGTCTGTAAAGCCAGGAATCCCGCCTGTCATTTCTGTGAGCTTAAACCATTCTGCAATTATTATAAAAAGGAGAATGATTAGTTTTGGTATAAACACTTTTTAATTCTTTATACCTTAAATGAGAATTAGAAATTGATTTAAATATATAGAAATTAAATATATTTGGTACTTACACAGGTAAATATGTGGTATTAAAGATAAATAATACTTTTAATCAGGGAGGTATATATTTATGAAAAAGTTTATATCTAAACTGGGTTTGGTTTTATTGTTGATAATGTTAGTAACAGCTACTGTCGCTGCAGAAAATTTATTACAGAAAGGAATTAAAGCCTATAATAATAGGGAGTACAATAAAGCCATTGATTATTTAACCAGTTACTCAGCTGAACATAAGAATAATCATCTTGGTTATTTTTATCTGGGATTGACGTATTTAAAGATGGATGAATATGACCTGGCTGTAGATTCATTAAAAGTAGCCAATAAATTGAAGGAAAATAACTATAATATTCTTGTAAATATAGGAAGGGCATATTATTATAATAAAAAATATGATGATGTTATTACATATTTAAATAAGGCAAAAGAACTGGAAAATAAAGATGATCAGGTCTATAATCTACTGGGGTTAATTTATTTAAACCGTACTGATTATCAGAAAGCTGTTTCTAATTTCAAAAAGGCGGTAGAACTTGATAGTGATAATTATTATGCTTTGAACAATCTTGGCTTTTCTTTTATCCTTCAGGGTAAATACGAAGAAGCAGAGATTTATTTAGAAAAGGCTGTCAAGTTGAACCCTCCGGTAGCTTTTATTTATAATAATTACGGTATTACTAAAGAAAACCTGAGTAAATTAAAAGAAGCATTAAAGGCATATAAAAAGGCCCTTGAGGTTAACCCCGATTATCAGAAAGCTGCCAGAAATGTGGAGAGGGTTAAAAAACTTATTGAAAAAGGAGAATAATATTCAACAGAGGATGAATATTAATACATAAACTGGTTAAAATTTATTATCTAAATAAAATCTGTTTTGCGAAAAAACATGTAAAAAAATAAAACAATGGAAGGTTTTAACATAATTCCCTGTTTTTAAAAACAGGGAATTTTTTTATAATTTTTCTTGACAATTTCATATCTTGATAATATAATAATTAACTAAATAAACAGGTATATTTATTCACCGGGGAGGTGAAAAAATAAACCTACTTTGTATTATGGAGTTGTAAGGGTTTGTTTCCTTTAAGCAAGTAATTAACAATTAAGAGGAGGAGTAGAGAAGTTGAGTAGAAAAATATATGTGAACGGGTGTATTGTAGATGAGAAGGATGCGAAGGTATCGGTATTTGACCATGGTTATTTATATGGAGACGGTATATTTGAGGGTATAAGGGCTTACAATGGCCGTGTTTTTAAATTAAAAGAGCATATTGAGAGGTTATATAAATCTGCTAAAACCATCATGCTCGAGATACCCCTTACCCCTGAAGAAATGGAAGAAGCTATTTTAGAAACAATAAGGGCCAATAATTTAATGGATGCCTATATAAGGGTTGTCATATCCAGGGGGGTCGGAGACCTGGGTTTAGATCCCAGAAAGTGTAAGAAACCAACTGTAGTTATTATTGCCAGTAAAATAAAACTGTATGATCAGGAATTATATGAAAAGGGACTTAAGGTAGTTACCATACCTACCCGGAGAAATGGACCGGAAATGGTTAATCCCAGAGTAAAGTCCCTGAATTATTTAAATAATATTATGGCCAGGATTGAAGCCAATCTGGCCGGTGCTCCTGAAGCAATTATTTTGAACGATGAGGGTTATGTAGCTGAATGTACCGGTGATAATATCTTTATTATTGAAGGTGATGAACTTATTACCCCACCGAAATATGCCGGTATTTTAAGGGGTATAAAGAGGGATGTGGCTATGGAAATAGCCAGGGACCTGGGTTTAAATGTTAAGGAAGAATTATTTACAAGGTATGATGTCTTTAATGCTGATGAATGTTTCCTGACTGGAACTGCTGCAGAAGTAATACCGGTTATTGAAGTTGATGGAAGACAGGTTGGTGAAGGAAAACCGGGTAAATATACCAAAAAAATAATAGAAGAATTTAGGCGGATTGCAAATTCTACAGGAGTTACCATTTATCCCAAAAATGAAGTCAGGGTATCATAGAGAGTAGAAAAGTAGCAAAGGAGGTTGTTTTATTGGGGAGTGAAACAATAACACAAGGTTTTAAGAGGGCCCCCCATAGATCTTTATTATATGCGTTAGGTCTAGATGAAAAGGAGTTAGAAAAACCAATAATAGGTATTGCCAGCTCTTACAGTGAAATCATACCTGGTCATAAGCACCTTGATAAGATTGCAGAAGCTGTAAAGTATGGGGTTTACAGTGCCGGTGGGACACCGGTCATTTTTTCTACAATCGGGGTCTGTGATGGTATTGCTATGGGGCATTCTGGTATGAAATATTCACTGGCCAGTCGAGAAATAATAGCTGATTCAGTGGAAACAGTTGTCAGAGCCCACCAGTTTGATGGGTTAGTTTTAGTACCCAACTGTGATAAGATTGTTCCTGGAATGTTGATGGCAGCGGCCAGATTAGATATTCCAGCTATCGTTGTCAGTGGAGGACCCATGCTTGCCGGTGATTATCAGGGCAAGTCGCTGGATCTTCATAATGTCTTTGAAGCAGTTGGTGAAGTGAAAGCGGGTAAAATTACAGAAGGAGAACTGGAAAATATAGAAAAAGCGGCCTGTCCCGGGTGTGGGTCATGTGCCGGAATGTTTACGGCAAATTCAATGAACTGCTTAACAGAAGTGCTGGGGATGGCTTTACCCGGAAACGGAACTATTCCTGCAGTTTATGCTGAAAGGATCAGGCTTGCCAAAAAGTCAGGTAGACAGATTATAAATCTTGTCGAAAAAAATATTAAACCTTCAGATATTATGACCCGGGAGGCTTTTAAAAATGCTATCTGTGTT encodes:
- a CDS encoding MFS transporter, coding for MNFKLFNFFFYITAAALTYINVYFKKIGFTTGQIGLIQSVPAAISLLVMPLWGMASDYFNSNKRLLIYAITGTIILNLVFLTTEYYWYIFIIMVFFVIFQKPVIPLADALLLNYLGKRGNLYGRYRVWGSIGFTITVWLIGYYLENTNPANLFYINAVALLVALLFILKVPEGKEAIRVNRLKEFTGLLKNMDLFYFLLFTFFIQLTLFSNYTFFPLYVLDNGSRESLIGLALTVGATSEMFIFVYSDNIFRKFKIKSIFMISSIAFTLRWFLLAYFPVSSVFIGSQLLHSLTFGLFHVTAVNYINIICGEDFKATGQNLYATMLGISSIVGNYLGGNIYENMGGNKLYFYWALITLISGLIYYINLSLNKNKTYLVN
- the queG gene encoding tRNA epoxyqueuosine(34) reductase QueG, with protein sequence MDLTTMIKAKARDIGFDIVGITSAAPLLKAREVLEKRKEAGQLPGFTDEDILLSTTPRMHLEDARSIIALAMSYASKVEFDEEVYIALYARGKDYHTIMRNKMNELIDFIKNINPESNCKSFVDTGPLLDKEIAARAGLGWIGKNNLLINPEYGSFLVLGEILTSLELKYDNPIENGCKNCQACIQMCPTGALKPYYLDLSRCRSNITQKTGILSEEEKKAIGENLWGCDSCQMVCPYNENLPLDLHPEYRPVLPGKIEEVLGLTKKNMGDQWKNSPMMWRGTNIIKRNALINLVNLYNKGVNITDVLEIIKKGLKSPSPVVRITAAWAAGKIKARELKDFILKLLKSEKDKVVENYFKKVIKRLNQ
- a CDS encoding nucleoside kinase, translated to MIEVYINEKKYSFDKGITVEEVVKETYNGNYREVVGAIVNNEVESLNYKLNNRSQVSFLTINDESGNRIYRRSLFFLLTRVIYYLYPGAKLSIEHSLGNGIYCELNKNTPITQSDLIKIKKRMEELVRKDLPINKIKVNKDKLEKIYTEQDFYDKVKLVKQLDISQWPVYELDGFYNYFYSILVPSTGYLDKFDIHFKMPGFILLYPFPGSNKEVSRYVEQPKLASIFYEYEKWGEIINVSNVSELNEVITNNDYGDIIRITEALHEKKIALIADEITEKIDNKRVILIAGPSSSGKTTFAQRLSIQLRVNGLRPVAISTDDYFVDRDKTPRDEEGNLDFEAIEAIDLKLFNEHLVKLLQGEEVEIPIYNFKKGKREPVGRHLKIEKDQPIIIEGIHGLNERLTAVIPKELKYKIYVSALTQLNIDRHNRIPTTDNRLIRRIVRDYYFRGHDAAKTIELWPAVRRGEEKNIFPYQENADIMFNSALTYELSVLKKYAFPILKEIKSGQDGYFEAKRLLEILSCFNSLPDEKDIPRTSILREFIGGSCFK
- a CDS encoding 5' nucleotidase, NT5C type; translated protein: MNKKIIGVDIDGVITDEGPDDYNVWHKALCNFTGENLKRVKDAYNFTEAYNLSESIIERFLEKNIQQIYRDAKPARKAGEKLNRLIDKGFYIYLITARDEKYRKLTENWLDRHNIPYHTLIHEGDKAPLVRKLGINLFIEDKAENIKEILEYKIPVIVFDRYHNRSLNNNHKKLYRVNNWERAYEIIIRTFNIEKDKERAG
- the nth gene encoding endonuclease III; translated protein: MASYPYLQELIKYFEDRYPAPDTELNFSTPFELLIATILSAQSTDRQVNKVTKKLFKKYKNPGDFASLDRKTLEREINSIGLYRNKSKYIIEVSNILIKEYGGKVPGTRKELLKLPGVGRKTANVVLACAFNKKTFPVDTHVFRISNRLGLVSAKRTNEAEKQLMEVIPEEKWVDMHHWLIFHGREVCKARNPACHFCELKPFCNYYKKEND
- a CDS encoding tetratricopeptide repeat protein, producing the protein MKKFISKLGLVLLLIMLVTATVAAENLLQKGIKAYNNREYNKAIDYLTSYSAEHKNNHLGYFYLGLTYLKMDEYDLAVDSLKVANKLKENNYNILVNIGRAYYYNKKYDDVITYLNKAKELENKDDQVYNLLGLIYLNRTDYQKAVSNFKKAVELDSDNYYALNNLGFSFILQGKYEEAEIYLEKAVKLNPPVAFIYNNYGITKENLSKLKEALKAYKKALEVNPDYQKAARNVERVKKLIEKGE
- the ilvE gene encoding branched-chain-amino-acid transaminase codes for the protein MSRKIYVNGCIVDEKDAKVSVFDHGYLYGDGIFEGIRAYNGRVFKLKEHIERLYKSAKTIMLEIPLTPEEMEEAILETIRANNLMDAYIRVVISRGVGDLGLDPRKCKKPTVVIIASKIKLYDQELYEKGLKVVTIPTRRNGPEMVNPRVKSLNYLNNIMARIEANLAGAPEAIILNDEGYVAECTGDNIFIIEGDELITPPKYAGILRGIKRDVAMEIARDLGLNVKEELFTRYDVFNADECFLTGTAAEVIPVIEVDGRQVGEGKPGKYTKKIIEEFRRIANSTGVTIYPKNEVRVS